The Rhizobium leguminosarum DNA segment CTCGGCGGTCAGCGGCTCGAAATAGAGGCGGTCCGAGGTGTCGTAGTCGGTCGACACGGTTTCCGGGTTGCAGTTGATCATGATCGCTTCGTAACCTGCATCCTTCAGCGCGAAGGCGGCATGGCAGCAGCAATAGTCGAACTCGATGCCTTGGCCGATGCGGTTCGGGCCGCCGCCGAGGATGACGACCTTCTTGCGGTCGGACACGTCAGCCTCGGAGCGGGCGGCGCCGACGAAGGGTGTCTCGTAGGTCGAATACATATAGGCGGTCGGCGAAGCGAATTCGGCGGCACAGGTATCGATCCGCTTGAAGACAGGGCGGACGTTGAGGCTATTGCGGAATTCGGCGACCTGCTTGGGGCGCTTGCCGGACAGCGTCGCCAGACGCGCGTCGGAAAAGCCCATGGCCTTCAGCATGCGCAGGTTGGCGGCATCATCCGGCAGGCCGTGCTCGCGGATACGGGCTTCCGTGTCGACGATGTTCTTGAGCTCGGCGATGAACCAGGGATCGATCTTGCAGCCTTCATGCACCTCTTCGATGCTGAGGCCCATGCGCAGCGCCTGGGCGACCATGCGCAGACGATCCGGGGTCGGCGTGCCGATGGCGGCGCGGATGGCGTTGTGGCTGGATTCGCCTTCCTCGGAGTCGGGGATTTCGATCTCGTCGAGGCCGGTCAAGCCGGTTTCGAGGCCGCGCAGCGCCTTCTGTAGCGATTCGGCGAAGGTGCGGCCGATCGCCATGACTTCGCCGACCGACTTCATCGCGGTCGTCAGCACCGGCGAGGCGCCGGGGAATTTCTCGAAGGCGAAACGCGGGATCTTGGTGACGACGTAGTCGATCGACGGTTCGAAGGAGGCGGGCGTTGCGCCGCCAGTGATGTCGTTGTCCAATTCGTCGAGCGTATAACCGATGGCGAGCTTGGCGGCGACCTTGGCGATCGGGAAGCCCGTGGCCTTGGAGGCCAGCGCCGACGAACGCGAGACGCGCGGGTTCATCTCGATGACGACGAGGCGGCCGTCTTTCGGATTGACGGCGAACTGGACGTTCGAGCCGCCGGTCTCGACGCCGATCTCGCGCAGCACCGCGATCGAGGCGTTGCGCATGATCTGGAATTCCTTGTCGGTCAGCGTCAGCGCCGGCGCGACGGTGATCGAATCGCCGGTATGGACGCCCATCGGGTCGATGTTTTCGATCGAGCAGATGATGATGCAGTTGTCCGCCGTGTCGCGGACGACCTCCATTTCATATTCCTTCCAGCCGAGCACCGATTCCTCGACCAGCACTTCGGTGGTCGGCGAGGCGTCGAGGCCACCGCCGACGATCTCGAAGAATTCCGAGCGGTTATAGGCGATGCCGCCGCCGGTGCCGCCCATGGTGAAGGAGGGGCGGATGATGGCGGGCAGGCCGACATGGTCGATCGCCTGGGCGGCGATCGCCATGGCGTGGCTGATGTAACGCTGCTTGCGATCGCTCTCGCCGAGGTTCCACTGGTTTTCCAGTTCGTCGAGTGCCTTGTCGAGATCGGATCCGGAGAGGCTTTCGCGGAGCTTGTTGCGCTCGGCCTCGTGCGTCTTGCGGTCGAGGTCCTTGATGTCGGTGGCGTTCGCCAGCATCGAGCGCGGCGTTTCCAGCCCGATCCGGGCCATCGCCTCGCGAAACAGCGCGCGGTCCTCGGCCATGTCGATGGCGGCGGGCTTGGCGCCGATCATTTCGACATTGTAGCGGTCGAGCACGCCCATGCGCTTCAGCGACAGCGCGGTGTTCAGCGCCGTCTGGCCGCCCATGGTCGGCAGCAGCGCATCGGGGCGCTCCTTGGCAATGATCTTGGCGACGACCTCTGGGGTGATCGGCTCGACATAGGTAGCATCGGCAAGGCCCGGATCGGTCATGATCGTCGCCGGGTTGGAGTTGACGAGGATGACGCGGTAGCCTTCCTCCCTCAGGGCCTTGCAGGCCTGGGTGCCGGAATAATCGAACTCGCAAGCCTGGCCAATGACGATCGGTCCCGCGCCGATGATGAGGATCGATTTGATGTCTTGGCGCTTCGGCATGGGCGATATCCATTGTCTGGCTGCGCAAAAAGCCGGCCAGGGTGGGAGATCACCGGGTCGGGTCGCGCATTGATGGTCTTTTCAGGCTAGAAGCGGCTTATAGGCAAATGTATTTGCAAACGGAACCCCATAAATCGCGGAATCGACAGGAATCCAACGCCGCGCGGAAGACTATTTTCGTCAGGCACGACCACCAGCCCCTGATGAACTCGCTGGAATTCCAGCCGTCGACGGATATATAGATTCTTTAGGTGCAATCACGGGCATTGCCGGGGAGAACGAAGATGGAATGGAGAGGCCGGCGTCAGTCCGACAATGTCGAAGATCGCCGCGGCGACCCGAGCAGCGGCGGTTTCGGCCGCGGCGGTGGCTTTAACTTTCCCTCCGGCGGCGGCGTTCGCCGTGCCGGCGGCGGCTTGAGCATCGGCACGATCATCTTCCTCGTCGTGATCTATTTCGTCTTCAAGATGATGGGTGTCGACCTACTGCAGGTGCTCGAAGGCGGTGGCATGTCAAGCGGTCCGGGCTACGAGCAGAGCCAGTCTCAAGGCACGCGCACGCCCGCCAATGACGAGATGACCGCCTTCATGCGTACCGTGCTTGCCGAAACGGAGGATACCTGGACGGGCATCTTCCAGGCGCAAGGCCAGACGTACGAGGAGCCGCGCCTCGTGCTGTTTTCGGGCTCGACGGCATCGGCCTGCGGCTCCGCATCGGCGGCGACAGGGCCGTTCTACTGTCCCGGCGACCACAAGCTCTATCTCGACACGGATTTCTTCCAGGAACTCTCCGACCGTTTCGGCGCGTCAGGCGATTTCGCCGAGGCCTATGTCGTCGCCCACGAGGTCGGCCATCACGTGCAGAACCTGCTCGGCATCCTGCCGAAGTTCAACCAGGCCCGCCAGCGCATGAGCGAGGAGGAGGCCAACAAGATGTCGGTGCGCGTCGAGCTGCAGGCCGATTGCTTCGCCGGCATCTGGGGCAAATACACCCAGCAGAAAGGCCTGCTGGAGTCAGGCGATCTGGAGGAAGCGCTGAACGCCGCTCAGCAGATCGGCGACGATACCCTGCAGAAACGGTCGCAGGGTTATGTCGTGCCTGAGAGTTTCAACCACGGCACCTCACAACAGCGCGTCAGATGGTTCAAGCGCGGCTTCGACAGCGGCCAGCTGTCGGCTTGCGACACGTTCTCAGGGCCGGTTTGAGGGTGAGGGAATAACGCCTGTGTTGGAAGAGCGGGTGATTGCCCTTCCACCTGCTCACCTCTCACTGTCCATATGCTGCAGCATATGCTCGGGATAGCGCCTACCGGCAGCCGCATCCTTCGGCACGGCGCGTTCGATGGCGGCGAAATCTTCTTCCGATAGGTCGACCGCGCGCGAGCCGAGAGCCTCGGTCAGCCGGTCGCGGCGGCGGGCGCCGATGAGCGGGACGATATCCTTGCCCTTGGCGGCGACCCAGGCGATGGCGATCTGGGCGACCGAGACGCTTTTTACCTCTGCAATCTCACGCAGCTTTTCCACCAAAGCGAGGTTCTGGTCGATATTGCCTTCCTGGAAGCGTGGGCTGTAGGCACGGAAATCGCCGGCCGTCGCACCCTGGCCCTTTTGCCAGTGGCCGCTGATTAGGCCGCGCGAGAGTACGCCATAGGCGGTGATCGAGATGCCGAGTTCGCGTGTCGTCGGCAGGATCTTCTCTTCAATGCCGCGCGAGATCAGCGAATATTCGATCTGCAGGTCGACGATCGGGGCAACGGTGGCGGCGCGGCGGATGGTGTCGGCGCCGACTTCCGACAGGCCGATGTGCCTGACATAACCCGCTTTGACCATATCGGCGATGGCGCCGACCGTGTCCTCGATCGGCACGTTCGGATCGAGCCGGGCCGGGCGGTAGATGTCGATATAGTCGACGCCGAGGCGCTGCAGTGTATAAGCGAGGAAGTTCTTCACCGCGACCGGCCGGGCGTCGACGCCGTTCCAGCCGCCTGCGGGATCGCGCAAGGCCCCGAACTTGACACTGATGACGGCATCCTCGCGCCTGCGGCCCTTCAGTGCCTCGCCGATCAGCATCTCGTTATGGCCCATGCCGTAGAAATCGCCGGTGTCGAGCAGGTTGATGCCGGCATCCAGCGCGGCATGGATCGTCGCGATGCTTTCTGCTCTGTCGGAGGGGCCGTACATGCCCGACATGCCCATGCAGCCGAGGCCGATGGCCGAGACTTCGGGTCCGGTCTTTCCCAAACGGTAGGTCTGCATTGTCTTCTCCTCAATCAGCGCCCGAGCAGTGCTGTCGGGTGCTGTTTTACAGCCTTCGCCCCTGCGCGATAATCCGGATGGCGTCGAACGGGCCGTGCGGCGGAATGCACAATGAACGATCTTTTCTAGAATGATCTGGATGCCGTTATCGCGATTGCAAGGGAGTCAATGATTACGTTGCCGCGCTCTCCGGTTGAGGCATTGTATAAATTGCCCGTTCAGCACTATCAAAAACTTTGAAATGTTCACGGATTGTTTCGGTTTCTGTTCTGAGCTATGTCACTTTCTCGGCGACGAGATCGTCTTTTCAGGACCAACCGCTGTAGAGATGCCTCATGCTTGATCCTAAATTCGTTCGCCGCGGCCTTTTTCTGGTCTTCATCATCCTTTTCCTCGACATTATCGGCATTGCTATCATCATGCCGGTGCTGCCCGCCTATCTGGAGCAGTTGACCGGCGGCGGCGTCAGCGATGCGGCGATCGACGGCGGCTGGCTGATGCTCGTCTATGCCGGCATGCAATTCCTGTTCGCGCCACTGCTCGGAAATCTCTCCGACCGGTTCGGCCGCCGGCCGATCCTGTTGCTTTCGGTGCTGACTTTTGCGATCGACAATTTCATCTGCGGCATCGCCACCAGCTTCTGGATGCTGTTCGTCGGCCGCGTGCTTGCCGGCATCAGCGGCGGCAGTTTCGCCACCTGCTCGGCCTATATCGCCGACATCAGCACCGAGGAGAACCGGGCAAAGAACTTCGGATTGATCGGCATCGCTTTCGGCGTCGGCTTCACGATCGGCCCGGTCATCGGTGGTGTGCTTGGCGAATTCGGCCCGCGTGTGCCGTTCCTCGGCGCGGCTGCGCTTTCGCTGGTCAATTTCATCGCCGCCTGCTTCCTGCTGCCGGAAACCCTGGAGGCGAAAAACCGCCGCCGGTTCGAGTGGAAACGTGCCAATCCGCTCGGCGCGTTGCGACAGATGCGCCACTATCCCGGCATCGGATGGATCAGCCTGGTCATGTTCCTGTTCTTCCTGGCACATGCCGTTTATCCCTCGGTCTGGTCGTTCGTCTCGACCTACCGCTACGGCTGGAGCGAGGGCCAGATCGGTCTGTCGCTCGGCATTTACGGCATCGGCGCGGCGACCGTCATGGGACTGGTTCTGCCGCGGATCGTGCCGGTTCTCGGCGAATGGAAGACGGCTCTGCTCGGCCTCTGTTTTTCGGCCGTCGGGCTCACCGGCTATGCCTTCGCCTGGGAAGGCTGGGTCGTCTATGTCATCATCGTTGCGACCGTCATGGAGAACGTCGCCGATCCGCCGCTGCGCAGTATCGCCGCCGGCAAGGTGCCGCCCTCGGCGCAGGGCGAGCTGCAGGGCGCCCTGACCAGCCTCAGCAGCATTACCACCATCCTCGGGCCGCTGATCTTCACGCAGTTGTTCAGCTATTTCACCCGGCCCGAGGCGCCCGTCACCTTTGCCGGCGCACCCTATCTGACCGCCGCCCTGTTCATCCTGGTGGCCGCCGGCGTGTTTCTCGTCCGGGTCCGGGTCCGGGTCCGTGAGCCGGCCGAGGCGCTGGAAGCGGCGGGTTGATCGATCAGAAATGATGATGCGATGATGAATTTTTCATCATCTGCCTGGTTTGGGGTAGTTCTTTGCGGGACTTTGATCTAAGCCCGGAGGATATTTCGCCGCAAGTTGCGGCGACGAATATTTCAATCACAGGACTGGTGTCATGGACACGCCGATCGACGCGCGCAGGCTTGCGCCGACAACCGATAATCGTTGGGGCGCACATTTCCGTGCAACGCTGGCGCTCGGCATTCCGTTGATCGGCGCGCAGCTTGCCCAGCTCGGCATCAACACCACCGACGTGATGATCGTCGGTCGTCTCGGCGCTGAACATCTGGCGGCGATGGTGCTTTCGGCGCAATTCCTGTTCACGATCCTGATCTTCGGCTCGGGCTTTGCCATCGCCGTCATTCCGATGGTGGCGCAGGCCTATGGCCGTGGCGACGTCGTCTCAGTCCGCCGGGCGCTGCGCATGGGTCTGTGGGTAGTGATCGCATACCGGGTCATCATGCAGCCGGCCTTCTTCAATTCGGAACGGATCCTTCTCTTTGCACAGCAGAAGCCCGAGGTGGCCAAGCTCGCTCACGGGTACATCATGATCGGCCAGTTCGGCCTGCTGCCGGCGCTGCTCTTCAACGTCATGCGCGCGCTGGTCAGCGCCATCGGCAAGGCGGGCATCATCCTCAACGTCACCATCGTCACGCTGGTGATGAATGCGATCTTCGCCTATGCCCTCGTGCTTGGCCATTTCGGCTTTCCGGCGATGGGGCTCGAGGGCGCGGCGATTGTTTCGGTCGTCGTCCAGACAGCTGGTTTCCTCTTCATCCTGGCTTTTGTGCAGCGGCGGGAAGAGACGCGGCGCTACGAGATCTTCGTGCGGTTCTGGAAGCCCGACTGGCATGCTTTGCTGGAGGTCATCCGGCTTGGGCTGCCGATCAGCGTGACCATCCTTGCCGAAGTCAGCCTATTCACCGTGGCCTCGCTGCTGATGGGTTATATCGGCACCATCGAGCTCGCCGCCCACGGCATCGCCCTGCAATGGGCCTCGATCGCCTTCATGATCCCGCTCGGCCTCAGCCAAGCGGCGACGGTGCGCGTCGGCGTCGCGCACGGGCAGGGTGATCACCGGGGGGTGGTACGCGCTTCGATCATGGTGCTCATCCTTGCCTGCGCCATTTCGGCGGTGGGCTCGGTGCTGTTTGCCACCATGCCGCAATTCCTCGGCAGCTGGTTCCTCGACGTTCACTCGCCGGAGGCGCCCCAGGTGCTTGCCTATGCCGGACCGTTGATCGTCGTTGCCGGGCTTTTTCAGCTGGTCGACGGCCTGCAGGTGATCGCCAACGGATTGCTGCGCGGCCTCAAGGACGCACGTGTGCCGATGATCATGGCGTTGATTGCCTATTGGCCGATCGGCTTCTTCCTTGCCTGGGCCTTTGCCTTCCCGCTCGGCTTCGGCGGCATCGGTATCTGGTTCGGGTTCCTCGTCGGGCTGGCGGCCGCTGCCGTCATGCTCTGCTGGCGGTTCTACCTTCTCCTTCGCCGGGAAGGAGCGACGGCCAGCGCTTGAGCCGGCCGCGTAGCTCACGCCGCGACAGGCTTGTAGCTGGCGATATCGGCGCGGATGCCGAGACGCGCAAACAGTTCCTGCGGATCGAAATTCACCGCCTTGTGCGCGGCGGCGACGGCTGCCCGCGCACGCTCGACGACCTCGGTATTTTCCCATTCGGCAATGGTGACGAAATTGAATTCGCCGGGACCGGCGACCTGCTCCAGTACCCGATGGTCGATGAAACCCTCCTGTACCTCAAGCACCTTATGGGTCATCATCACTTTGACGAGAAATTCCTCGCGCGCCGCAGCCGGCACGACGAATTTGTCGACACGAAAGAAAGCTCCGCTCATTCATTTTCTCCTGCATCAGATGTTTGCAGGGAGCTTTGTAGTTCCTCAAGTTAAGTTGAGGTCAATGCGGGAGGTAAAATAAAAGCCCGCTTGCGCGAGCCTTTATCTGAAATGCCTATTTATTGGAAATCAGCGTTCGGCGAGTGCCGGTTCACCCTTCTTCTCGCGCACCATGTTGATGAAGCGGCGGAAGAGATAGTGGCTGTCCTGCGGGCCGGGAGAAGCTTCCGGATGGTGCTGGACGGAGAAGACCTGCTTGCCGAGCACGCGTAAGCCGCAATTGGTGCCGTCGAAAAGCGAAATGTGAGTCTCTTCAACACCATCGGGCAGTGATTTCGAGTCGACCGCGAAGCCATGGTTCATCGAGACGATCTCGACCTTGCCGGTGGTATGATCCTTGACGGGATGATTGGCGCCGTGATGACCCTGATGCATCTTCTCGGTCTTGGCGCCGAGGGCAAGACCCAACATCTGATGGCCGAGGCAGATGCCGAACACCGGGATATCGGTCTTAACAAGCGTCTTGATCACGGGCACGGCATATTCACCGGTTGCCGCCGGATCGCCCGGGCCGTTCGACAGGAAGATGCCGTCCGGCTGCATGGCGAGCACGTCTTCGGCGCTCGTTGCGGCCGGCACAACGGTCACCTTGCAGTCGAGACCGGCAAACAGGCGCAGGATGTTGCGCTTGACGCCGTAGTCGAGGCAGACGACGTGGTATTTCGCGTCTGTTGCGGCGAGTTGGCCGTAACCTTCATTCCAGACCCACGGCGTTTCCGTCCATTGCGAGGACTGGCCCGACGAGGCGATCTTGGCAAGGTCGAGACCTTCGAGGCCGCTCCAGGCCTTGGCTTCGGCCTTCAACGCCTCGATGTCGAAGACGCCGTTCGGATCGTGGGCGATCACTGCGTTCGGGGCGCCATTCTCGCGGATCCAGGCGGTCAGCGCACGCGTGTCGATGCCGCAGAGGCCGATGACGCCGCGCGCCTTCAGCCATTGGTCGAGGTGCTTGGCAGCGCGGTAATTCGAGGGGTCGGTGATGTCGGCTTTGAAGATGACGCCGACGGCGCCGTGGCTGGCGGCTGGCGTCAGATCCTCGATGTCTTCATCGTTGGTGCCGATATTGCCGATATGCGGGAAGGTGAAGGTGACGATCTGACCGAGATAGGAGGGGTCCGTCAGGATCTCCTCATAACCGGTCAGCGCCGTATTGAAGACCACTTCAGCCGGCACCTTGCCGGTGGCGCCAATGCCCTTGCCTTCGATGACCGTGCCGTCGGCAAGAACGAGCAGGGCGGTCGGCTTTTCGATTGTCCAGGGTGCTGTCGCGGTCATCTTCATCCCGTTTCCGGCGGCCGGTGCGCGCATTGCGGCGCTCGCCGCCATTTGATCTCGCAGGCGTGTGGACACGGCAATGCCGCGCGCTTCAGGCCTGATTACGTATTTTGGTGCAGGTGGCGGTAAATAGCCATGCATTCGTCTGCGGTCAATCTTTCTAGCCGAGATTGCCGCCGTTTTCCTGCGCTTTATCGCGTCGACCGCGCAATTTATTTGATCCGCCGCATCAGCGTGGTTTATGAAGCGGCATCAAAACAGGAGTGAAGACCATGCTGCGCGATCAACTCGCCACCCAGCTGAAAGAGGCGATGAAGGCCAAGAATGCGGAGCGGCTTTCCACCGTCCGGCTGATCCAGGCCGCGGTCAAGGACCGCGATATCGCCAATCGCGGCACCGGCAAGGAGCAGGCGAGCGACGACGAGATCCTGCAGATTCTCGCCAAGATGGTGAAGCAGCGCGACGAATCGGCAAAGATCTACGAGGAGAATTCCCGGCCGGAGCTTGCCGCCAAGGAGCGCGCCGAAATCATCGTCATCCAGGATTTCATGCCGAAGCAGCTTTCGGACGGTGAGGTGCGCGCCAATGTCTCGGCGATCATCGCCGAGACGGGTGCCGCGGGCGCCAAGGACATGGGCAAAGTGATGGCGGCGCTGAAGGAGCGTTATGCCGGCCAGATGGATTTCGCCAAGGCGTCGGCGACCGTCAAGGAACTTCTGAGCTAAATCCGGCTCAGCTGACACGTCTTGCCTGCGGCTCCTCACGGACCGCAGGCCCGAGCACCGCTTCGACTGCGGCATCGATGATGGCGAATTTCGCCGCCTGATAGTTCCAATATTCGAGGATGAAGCGGCGCGACAGCCAGAAGTCGCCCTTGCGGGAGGGGGCTGTCCACCCGACACTCTCCATCGCCGCTGCCTGTGTCAGAAGCCGCTTCAGGTGGGTGTTGGAGATCATGAACTGTTCGCGGATTTCCCTGAGTGACAGAGGGCCGAGCACGACACGTTCGGCCGTCCGGGGAAATTCCGGAAGGCGCGAGATCAGGTAGTCCATCACCAGCCCGCCGGTATTTGCCCAGTTGAAGAGGTTGAAGGTGGGGCCTGGATTGCGCACCGCTTCGCTGCCGATGATCGCCCTGGCGATCCGCGGCTGGATCGCTGCCATCATCGCCGAGGGATCGGCGGTGACCTTGCCGGCGCGTTCACCGCCATCGAGGTTGTCGAGGATCATCAGATGGGCCACGAGCCATCGGGTGAAATGCTGCTCAGCGGTTTCCGTGGGCTCCAGATAGCGCGTGCGCTTATCGGGGCCGGGAACCGGCCGCAGGAAACGATAGGCCAACATTTCCTGCATGAAGGCCGCGGCCGTGTTTCGGCTGGCGATGTCGTTCCTGACCGCAAAATCGATGAAGCGG contains these protein-coding regions:
- the carB gene encoding carbamoyl-phosphate synthase large subunit — translated: MPKRQDIKSILIIGAGPIVIGQACEFDYSGTQACKALREEGYRVILVNSNPATIMTDPGLADATYVEPITPEVVAKIIAKERPDALLPTMGGQTALNTALSLKRMGVLDRYNVEMIGAKPAAIDMAEDRALFREAMARIGLETPRSMLANATDIKDLDRKTHEAERNKLRESLSGSDLDKALDELENQWNLGESDRKQRYISHAMAIAAQAIDHVGLPAIIRPSFTMGGTGGGIAYNRSEFFEIVGGGLDASPTTEVLVEESVLGWKEYEMEVVRDTADNCIIICSIENIDPMGVHTGDSITVAPALTLTDKEFQIMRNASIAVLREIGVETGGSNVQFAVNPKDGRLVVIEMNPRVSRSSALASKATGFPIAKVAAKLAIGYTLDELDNDITGGATPASFEPSIDYVVTKIPRFAFEKFPGASPVLTTAMKSVGEVMAIGRTFAESLQKALRGLETGLTGLDEIEIPDSEEGESSHNAIRAAIGTPTPDRLRMVAQALRMGLSIEEVHEGCKIDPWFIAELKNIVDTEARIREHGLPDDAANLRMLKAMGFSDARLATLSGKRPKQVAEFRNSLNVRPVFKRIDTCAAEFASPTAYMYSTYETPFVGAARSEADVSDRKKVVILGGGPNRIGQGIEFDYCCCHAAFALKDAGYEAIMINCNPETVSTDYDTSDRLYFEPLTAEDVIEILRAEQEKGEVVGVIVQFGGQTPLKLAEALEKNGIPILGTAPDMIDLAEDRDRFQKLLMKLDLNQPNNGIAYSVEQARLVAAEIGFPLVVRPSYVLGGRAMQILHSEGQLQTYLLDTVPELVPEDIKQRYPNDKTGQINTLLGKNPLLFDSYLSHAIEVDVDCLSDGTDVYVAGIMEHIEEAGIHSGDSACSLPPRTLSPEMLDELERQAKAMAKALNVVGLMNVQFAIKDGIIYVLEVNPRASRTVPFVAKTIGAPIAKIAARVMAGEKLDATFAAYGEKPDPRKLTHIAVKEAVFPFARFPGVDTLLGPEMRSTGEVIGLDTDFALAFAKSQLGASVELPRDGTVFVSVRDEDKPRVLPAIRILVEQGFKVLATGGTARFLAENGVTATKINKVLEGRPHIEDAIRNRQVQLVINTTDGNKAISDSKSLRRATLMQRVPYYTTMAGAEAAAQAIKALKAGNLEVRPLQSYFA
- the ypfJ gene encoding KPN_02809 family neutral zinc metallopeptidase, which translates into the protein MEWRGRRQSDNVEDRRGDPSSGGFGRGGGFNFPSGGGVRRAGGGLSIGTIIFLVVIYFVFKMMGVDLLQVLEGGGMSSGPGYEQSQSQGTRTPANDEMTAFMRTVLAETEDTWTGIFQAQGQTYEEPRLVLFSGSTASACGSASAATGPFYCPGDHKLYLDTDFFQELSDRFGASGDFAEAYVVAHEVGHHVQNLLGILPKFNQARQRMSEEEANKMSVRVELQADCFAGIWGKYTQQKGLLESGDLEEALNAAQQIGDDTLQKRSQGYVVPESFNHGTSQQRVRWFKRGFDSGQLSACDTFSGPV
- a CDS encoding aldo/keto reductase; translated protein: MQTYRLGKTGPEVSAIGLGCMGMSGMYGPSDRAESIATIHAALDAGINLLDTGDFYGMGHNEMLIGEALKGRRREDAVISVKFGALRDPAGGWNGVDARPVAVKNFLAYTLQRLGVDYIDIYRPARLDPNVPIEDTVGAIADMVKAGYVRHIGLSEVGADTIRRAATVAPIVDLQIEYSLISRGIEEKILPTTRELGISITAYGVLSRGLISGHWQKGQGATAGDFRAYSPRFQEGNIDQNLALVEKLREIAEVKSVSVAQIAIAWVAAKGKDIVPLIGARRRDRLTEALGSRAVDLSEEDFAAIERAVPKDAAAGRRYPEHMLQHMDSER
- a CDS encoding TCR/Tet family MFS transporter, producing the protein MLDPKFVRRGLFLVFIILFLDIIGIAIIMPVLPAYLEQLTGGGVSDAAIDGGWLMLVYAGMQFLFAPLLGNLSDRFGRRPILLLSVLTFAIDNFICGIATSFWMLFVGRVLAGISGGSFATCSAYIADISTEENRAKNFGLIGIAFGVGFTIGPVIGGVLGEFGPRVPFLGAAALSLVNFIAACFLLPETLEAKNRRRFEWKRANPLGALRQMRHYPGIGWISLVMFLFFLAHAVYPSVWSFVSTYRYGWSEGQIGLSLGIYGIGAATVMGLVLPRIVPVLGEWKTALLGLCFSAVGLTGYAFAWEGWVVYVIIVATVMENVADPPLRSIAAGKVPPSAQGELQGALTSLSSITTILGPLIFTQLFSYFTRPEAPVTFAGAPYLTAALFILVAAGVFLVRVRVRVREPAEALEAAG
- a CDS encoding MATE family efflux transporter, encoding MDTPIDARRLAPTTDNRWGAHFRATLALGIPLIGAQLAQLGINTTDVMIVGRLGAEHLAAMVLSAQFLFTILIFGSGFAIAVIPMVAQAYGRGDVVSVRRALRMGLWVVIAYRVIMQPAFFNSERILLFAQQKPEVAKLAHGYIMIGQFGLLPALLFNVMRALVSAIGKAGIILNVTIVTLVMNAIFAYALVLGHFGFPAMGLEGAAIVSVVVQTAGFLFILAFVQRREETRRYEIFVRFWKPDWHALLEVIRLGLPISVTILAEVSLFTVASLLMGYIGTIELAAHGIALQWASIAFMIPLGLSQAATVRVGVAHGQGDHRGVVRASIMVLILACAISAVGSVLFATMPQFLGSWFLDVHSPEAPQVLAYAGPLIVVAGLFQLVDGLQVIANGLLRGLKDARVPMIMALIAYWPIGFFLAWAFAFPLGFGGIGIWFGFLVGLAAAAVMLCWRFYLLLRREGATASA
- a CDS encoding antibiotic biosynthesis monooxygenase is translated as MSGAFFRVDKFVVPAAAREEFLVKVMMTHKVLEVQEGFIDHRVLEQVAGPGEFNFVTIAEWENTEVVERARAAVAAAHKAVNFDPQELFARLGIRADIASYKPVAA
- the carA gene encoding glutamine-hydrolyzing carbamoyl-phosphate synthase small subunit → MTATAPWTIEKPTALLVLADGTVIEGKGIGATGKVPAEVVFNTALTGYEEILTDPSYLGQIVTFTFPHIGNIGTNDEDIEDLTPAASHGAVGVIFKADITDPSNYRAAKHLDQWLKARGVIGLCGIDTRALTAWIRENGAPNAVIAHDPNGVFDIEALKAEAKAWSGLEGLDLAKIASSGQSSQWTETPWVWNEGYGQLAATDAKYHVVCLDYGVKRNILRLFAGLDCKVTVVPAATSAEDVLAMQPDGIFLSNGPGDPAATGEYAVPVIKTLVKTDIPVFGICLGHQMLGLALGAKTEKMHQGHHGANHPVKDHTTGKVEIVSMNHGFAVDSKSLPDGVEETHISLFDGTNCGLRVLGKQVFSVQHHPEASPGPQDSHYLFRRFINMVREKKGEPALAER
- a CDS encoding GatB/YqeY domain-containing protein, giving the protein MLRDQLATQLKEAMKAKNAERLSTVRLIQAAVKDRDIANRGTGKEQASDDEILQILAKMVKQRDESAKIYEENSRPELAAKERAEIIVIQDFMPKQLSDGEVRANVSAIIAETGAAGAKDMGKVMAALKERYAGQMDFAKASATVKELLS